A single region of the Apodemus sylvaticus chromosome 7, mApoSyl1.1, whole genome shotgun sequence genome encodes:
- the Lingo1 gene encoding LOW QUALITY PROTEIN: leucine-rich repeat and immunoglobulin-like domain-containing nogo receptor-interacting protein 1 (The sequence of the model RefSeq protein was modified relative to this genomic sequence to represent the inferred CDS: inserted 1 base in 1 codon; deleted 1 base in 1 codon), whose amino-acid sequence MQVSERMLAGGMRSMPSPLLACWQPILLLVLGSVLSGSATGCPPRCECSAQDRAVLCHRKRFVAVPEGIPTETRLLDLGKNRIKTLNQDEFASFPHLEELELNENIVSAVEPGAFNNLFNLRTLGLRSNRLKLIPLGVFTGLSNLTKLDISENKIVILLDYMFQDLYNLKSLEVGDNDLVYISHRAFSGLNSLEQLTLEKCNLTSIPTEALSHLHGLIVLRLRHLNINAIRDYSFKRLYRLKVLEIXHWPYLDTMTPNCLYGLNLTSLSITHCNLTAVPYLAVRHLVYLRFLNLSYNPIGTIEGSMLHELLRLQEIQLVGGQLAVVEPYAFRGLNYLRVLNVSGNQLTTLEESVFHSVGNLETLILDSNPLACDCRLLWVFRRRWRLNFNRQQPTCATPEFVQGKEFKDFPDVLLPNYFTCRRAHIRDRKAQQVFVDEGHTVQFVCRADGDPPPAILWLSPRKHLVSAKSNGRLTVFPDGTLEVRYAQVQDNGTYLCIAANAGGNDSMPAHLHVRSYSPDWPHQPNKTFAFISNQPGEGEANSTRATVPFPFDIKTLIIATTMGFISFLGVVLFCLVLLFLWSRGKGNTKHNIEIEYVPRKSDAGISSADAPRKFNMKMI is encoded by the exons GTGAGCGAGAGGATGCTGGCAGGGGGTATGAGAAGCATGCCCAGCCCCCTCCTGGCCTGCTGGCAGCCCATCCTCCTGCTGGTACTGGGCTCTGTGCTGTCAGGCTCTGCCACGGGCTGCCCGCCCCGCTGCGAGTGCTCAGCGCAGGACCGAGCCGTGCTCTGCCACCGCAAGCGCTTTGTGGCGGTGCCCGAGGGCATCCCCACCGAGACTCGCCTGCTGGACCTGGGCAAAAACCGCATCAAGACACTCAACCAGGACGAGTTTGCCAGCTTCCCGCACCTGGAGGAGCTAGAACTCAATGAGAACATCGTGAGCGCCGTGGAGCCGGGCGCCTTCAACAACCTCTTCAACCTGCGGACGCTG GGGCTGCGCAGCAACCGCCTGAAGCTCATCCCGCTGGGCGTCTTCACCGGCCTCAGCAACTTGACCAAGCTGGACATCAGTGAGAACAAGATCGTCATCCTGCTAGACTACATGTTCCAAGACCTATACAACCTCAAGTCGCTGGAGGTCGGCGACAATGACCTCGTCTACATCTCCCACCGAGCCTTCAGCGGCCTCAACAGCCTGGAACAGCTGACGCTGGAGAAATGCAATCTGACCTCCATCCCCACCGAGGCACTCTCCCACCTGCATGGCCTCATCGTCCTGCGGCTACGACATCTCAACATCAATGCCATCAGGGACTACTCCTTCAAGAGGCTGTACCGACTCAAGGTCTTAGAGA TCCACTGGCCCTACCTGGACACCATGACCCCCAACTGCCTCTACGGCCTCAACCTGACATCCCTGTCCATCACGCACTGCAACCTGACAGCCGTGCCCTATCTGGCAGTGCGCCACCTGGTCTATCTCCGGTTCCTCAATCTTTCCTACAACCCCATCGGTACAATCGAGGGCTCCATGCTGCATGAGCTGCTGCGGTTGCAGGAGATCCAGTTGGTGGGCGGGCAGCTGGCCGTGGTGGAGCCCTATGCCTTTCGTGGGCTCAACTACCTGCGCGTGCTCAATGTCTCTGGCAACCAGCTGACCACCCTGGAGGAGTCAGTCTTCCACTCGGTGGGCAACCTGGAGACGCTCATCCTGGACTCCAACCCGCTAGCCTGTGACTGCCGCCTGCTGTGGGTGTTCCGGCGCCGCTGGCGGCTCAACTTCAACAGGCAGCAGCCTACCTGCGCCACACCTGAGTTCGTCCAGGGCAAGGAGTTCAAGGACTTCCCGGATGTGCTCCTACCCAACTACTTCACCTGCCGCCGGGCCCACATCCGGGACCGCAAGGCACAACAGGTGTTTGTGGATGAGGGCCACACGGTGCAGTTTGTGTGCCGGGCAGATGGCGACCCTCCACCAGCTATCCTTTGGCTCTCACCCCGCAAGCACTTGGTCTCGGCCAAGAGCAACGGGCGGCTCACAGTCTTCCCTGATGGCACGCTGGAGGTGCGCTACGCCCAGGTACAGGACAACGGCACGTACCTGTGCATCGCAGCCAACGCTGGCGGCAACGACTCCATGCCCGCCCACTTGCATGTGCGCAGCTACTCGCCTGACTGGCCCCATCAACCCAACAAGACCTTCGCCTTCATCTCCAACCAGCCAGGCGAGGGAGAGGCCAACAGCACCCGCGCCACTGTGCCTTTCCCCTTCGACATCAAGACACTCATCATCGCCACCACCATGGGCTTCATCTCCTTCCTGGGCGTTGTCCTTTTCTGCCTGGTGCTGCTGTTTCTATGGAGCCGGGGCAAAGGGAACACAAAGCACAACATCGAAATTGAGTATGTGCCCCGGAAATCGGACGCAGGCATCAGTTCAGCTGACGCACCCCGCAAGTTCAACATGAAGATGATATGA